From a region of the Mytilus galloprovincialis chromosome 3, xbMytGall1.hap1.1, whole genome shotgun sequence genome:
- the LOC143069652 gene encoding cholecystokinin receptor type A-like gives MNATALNNTQSFRRSVPFTLETLSERRVYINIPSIIYTFILLFIGIPGNATVFYIYFTRWKKSSTRVFIIALAILDLTNCTLTFPFELAHMFNPFNFDFPVLCKLFRFTTYTCNSGGALLLIAIAVDRHMRICKPYKKPMNPKIAKLISIVIIVTSVATCWPSLIIYGIEVRRITPTIELKFCLIETRYRDTQYPLAYLLVQCACTIVIFIVLVVIYSIIGAQVCRRWKFRTTSLKSVGDGDDGVIADISSINCNDKDDSVWKDDEEKDNNSSLVNENEPKMKPDVARLPYLSQSSTMLKKKKVFDSRAIRIGKTTIMLFVVTIAYILCFSPFLGLASHRSIYPERWEKLSQAGETLYQFFLRSYLSNCAINPIIYSYFNRIFRQECVKFYRKLFCTKQNVYRP, from the coding sequence ATGAATGCTACTGCCTTAAACAACACTCAAAGTTTTAGAAGATCTGTGCCATTTACATTGGAGACATTATCAGAGAGAAGAGTCTATATCAACATTCCgtctataatatatacatttatattactGTTTATTGGCATACCAGGCAATGCCACCGTTTTCTACATCTATTTTACAAGATGGAAGAAAAGTTCTACCCGAGTTTTTATTATTGCCCTGGCAATACTGGATCTTACCAACTGTACGTTAACATTTCCTTTTGAGTTGGCACATATGTTCAACCCATTTAACTTTGATTTTCCTGTATTGTGTAAGTTATTTCGGTTCACCACTTACACGTGTAATAGTGGCGGGGCTTTATTGCTGATTGCTATTGCCGTAGACCGCCATATGAGGATTTGTAAACCGTATAAAAAGCCAATGAACCCAAAGATAGCTAAACTGATATCAATCGTAATTATTGTGACGTCAGTCGCCACGTGCTGGCCTTCTCTGATAATATACGGCATAGAAGTTCGGCGCATTACACCAACGATCGAACTGAAATTCTGCTTAATTGAAACTAGATATCGTGACACGCAATACCCATTGGCATATCTTCTTGTTCAGTGCGCATGTACTATAGTTATATTTATAGTTTTAGTCGTCATATATTCAATTATTGGCGCCCAAGTATGCCGTCGTTGGAAGTTTAGGACAACATCATTGAAGTCCGTTGGCGATGGTGACGATGGTGTAATTGCTGATATTTCTTCTATTAATTGCAATGATAAAGATGACAGCGTTTGGAAAGATGACGAGGAAAAGGATAATAATTCCTCCCTTGTAAATGAAAATGAGCCGAAAATGAAACCGGATGTTGCTAGACTTCCATATTTATCCCAATCTTCAACCATgttaaagaagaaaaaagtatTTGACTCTCGGGCGATACGTATCGGGAAAACAACAATCATGTTATTTGTGGTTACCATTGCATACATTCTTTGTTTCTCGCCATTCTTGGGGTTAGCAAGTCATCGATCGATTTATCCAGAACGATGGGAGAAACTATCACAGGCCGGAGAAACACTTTATCAATTTTTCTTGCGATCCTACTTATCCAACTGTGCTATCAATCCAATCATATACTCTTACTTCAACCGGATATTCCGACAAGAGTGTGTCAAGTTTTACCGGAAACTCTTCTGTACAAAACAAAACGTTTATCGACCTTAA